A window from Sceloporus undulatus isolate JIND9_A2432 ecotype Alabama chromosome 8, SceUnd_v1.1, whole genome shotgun sequence encodes these proteins:
- the LUC7L gene encoding putative RNA-binding protein Luc7-like 1 isoform X1: protein MDLGECTKIHDLALRADYEIASKERDLFFELDAMDHLESFIAECDRRTELAKKRLAETQEEISAEVAAKAEKVHELNEDIGKLLAKAEQLGAEGNVDESQKILMEVEKVRAKKKEAEEEYRNSMPASSFQQQKLRVCEVCSAYLGLHDNDRRLADHFGGKLHLGFIQIREKLDQLRKTVAEKQEKRNQDRLRRREEREREDRVGQRSGSRNRDRRRSRSRERRRRRSRSASREKRKSRSKSRERERHRRHRSRSRSHSRGHRRGSRDRSSKHKKEVWTIRK from the exons ATGGACTTGGGAGAGTGCACAAAAATTCATGATTTGGCACTAAGAGCCGATTATGAGATTGCAAGTAAAGAGAGGGACCTCTTCTTTGAGCTGGAT GCAATGGATCACTTGGAATCTTTCATTGCTGAATGTGACAGAAGAACTGAACTAGCTAAGAAACGGCTTGCAGAAACACAGGAAGAGATCAGTGCTGAAGTGGCTGCAAAG GCAGAAAAAGTTCATGAACTAAATGAAGACATTGGCAAACTCCTGGCTAAAGCTGAGCAACTGGGAGCTGAAGGGAATGTGGATGAATCCCAGAAGATATTGATGGAAGTTGAGAAAGTgcgagcaaaaaagaaagaagctgag GAAGAGTACCGCAATTCTATGCCTGCGTCCAGTTTTCAGCAACAGAAGCTGCGTGTCTGTGAAGTTTGTTCTGCATACCTGGGTCTCCATGACAATGATCGCCGTCTTgcagatcactttggaggcaaATTGCATCTGGGCTTCATTCAGATCCGTGAGAAACTGGACCAGTTGCGG AAAACTGTAGCAGAAAAACAGGAGAAGAGGAATCAGGACCGATTGAGacgaagagaagaaagagagcgGGAAGACCGCGTGGGACAGCG GTCTGGATCAAGAAATAGAGATCGCAGAAG GTCTCGATCTCGAGAGCGGAGACGGAGACGCTCAAGATCTGCTTCCCGTGAGAAGCGGAAATCCCGCTCCAAGTCCCGAGAACGGGAGAGGCACAGGCGCCACCGCAGCCGTTCTCGCAGCCATAGCAGAGGCCACCGCCGGGGATCCAGAGACAGGAGTTCCAAACACAA aaaagaagtttGGACAATTAGGAAATGA